One window of Chryseobacterium sp. JJR-5R genomic DNA carries:
- a CDS encoding MauE/DoxX family redox-associated membrane protein, whose product MKDFKTIFFFLRLPVAVSLLGHGLVRLPKLQAFSEWMLKTMEKSAIPEALILPFSYFLPVAEAVVGLLLLINYKTRYTLYASLTLMSILILGSSSVENWQAIESQLLHSLYLFGLLWFHEKFCTGNNG is encoded by the coding sequence ATGAAAGATTTCAAAACCATATTTTTCTTCTTACGGCTTCCGGTTGCTGTTTCTTTACTGGGCCACGGGCTGGTGCGACTGCCTAAGCTTCAGGCTTTCAGTGAATGGATGCTGAAAACGATGGAAAAATCAGCAATCCCCGAAGCCTTAATCCTTCCGTTCAGCTATTTCCTGCCTGTTGCAGAAGCGGTGGTAGGACTGCTGCTGCTGATAAATTATAAAACCAGATATACCCTGTATGCGAGCTTGACGTTAATGAGCATCCTGATTCTGGGAAGCAGTTCCGTTGAAAACTGGCAGGCCATTGAATCCCAGCTGCTGCATTCATTATATCTCTTCGGGCTGTTGTGGTTTCATGAAAAATTCTGTACCGGAAATAATGGCTGA
- a CDS encoding nucleosidase, whose product MIRITGEHHFAIDRTLFVFALDAEAGNVFNDKNKLITGIGKVNAAMELTREIHRNRPELIVNLGSAGSRSFRKGEVVCCTKFIQRDMDVRGLGFEKYETPLSGIPPVLDYGLVKEGLPQGICGTGDSFEMNHAETDYTIVDMEAYPLALIAMKSDIPFLCLKYISDDAGSEAADDWAVQVHLASEAFNKILF is encoded by the coding sequence ATGATAAGAATTACCGGCGAACATCATTTTGCCATCGACAGGACACTTTTCGTTTTCGCTCTGGATGCGGAAGCAGGTAACGTATTCAACGACAAAAATAAATTGATTACAGGCATCGGCAAAGTAAATGCGGCGATGGAACTTACCCGGGAAATCCACCGCAACAGGCCGGAACTGATTGTCAACCTCGGTTCTGCGGGAAGCCGGAGTTTCAGGAAAGGGGAGGTGGTCTGCTGTACAAAGTTTATCCAGCGGGATATGGATGTAAGAGGCCTGGGTTTTGAAAAATATGAGACGCCGCTTTCAGGCATTCCGCCCGTCCTGGATTACGGGCTTGTAAAAGAAGGCCTGCCACAGGGCATCTGCGGAACCGGGGACAGTTTTGAAATGAACCATGCGGAAACCGATTATACTATTGTAGATATGGAAGCCTATCCCCTGGCTCTGATTGCCATGAAGAGTGACATTCCTTTCCTGTGCCTGAAATACATCTCCGATGATGCAGGAAGCGAAGCAGCGGATGACTGGGCAGTCCAGGTTCACCTGGCTTCGGAAGCATTCAATAAAATTTTATTTTAA
- a CDS encoding SDR family oxidoreductase: protein MDRKNQYALITGSTSGIGYELSKQFAENGYDLVMVARNHDELKAKADEFKSYGINVITMAKNLFTQEDVYSLYSELQLNGISPEILVNDAGQGVYGKFQDTDIHREVDIVNLNIVSVIILTKLFIKDRLPKGSGRILNLASIASKSPGPWHSVYHGTKAFILSWSEAIREELKDSGITVTALLPGPTDTDFFNKADMNESKVMDDKDSFSSPEEVAVDGYNALMNGDDKVISGLKNKINIAMSNMSTDRMAAHNMSEMQKPKAEN, encoded by the coding sequence ATGGATCGTAAAAACCAGTATGCTCTGATTACCGGATCTACCAGCGGTATCGGTTATGAACTGTCTAAACAGTTTGCTGAAAACGGGTATGACCTTGTGATGGTAGCCAGAAACCATGATGAGCTGAAAGCGAAAGCCGATGAATTTAAAAGTTATGGCATCAATGTTATTACAATGGCTAAAAACTTGTTTACCCAGGAGGATGTGTATTCCCTGTATTCAGAGCTGCAGTTAAACGGCATCAGCCCGGAAATCCTGGTGAATGATGCTGGGCAGGGTGTTTACGGAAAGTTTCAGGATACGGATATCCACCGTGAAGTCGATATCGTCAATCTTAATATCGTATCAGTCATTATATTAACCAAACTCTTTATAAAAGACCGCTTACCAAAAGGATCAGGAAGAATCCTGAATTTGGCTTCCATAGCCAGCAAGTCTCCCGGTCCGTGGCATTCGGTATATCACGGGACTAAAGCATTCATCTTATCATGGTCTGAAGCCATCCGCGAAGAACTTAAAGACTCCGGTATTACGGTAACTGCGCTTCTGCCCGGGCCTACGGATACGGATTTCTTTAATAAAGCAGACATGAATGAAAGCAAAGTCATGGATGACAAAGACAGCTTTTCTTCACCGGAAGAAGTTGCCGTTGACGGATACAATGCACTGATGAACGGGGATGATAAAGTAATATCAGGATTAAAAAACAAAATAAACATAGCCATGTCCAATATGTCCACAGACCGCATGGCAGCGCATAATATGTCCGAAATGCAGAAGCCGAAAGCCGAAAATTAA
- a CDS encoding DUF6766 family protein yields the protein MSEKRFLYRNSLSIVVIALMLICLTGQFITGWNTHNAELAEHGKPLLDAAEYMHSGHFIQATFENWESEFLQMMLYVLLTVSLRQRGSSESKSLEGQEDVDREPVSHPDAPWPVKKGGIWLKIYRHSLSLAFGLLFMLSFLLHFYGSLKDFNEEQMAKDKPITTAVHYIADSRFWFESFQNWQSEFLAVASIVILSIWLREKGSPESKPVDMPHKETP from the coding sequence ATGTCTGAAAAAAGATTTTTATACCGGAACAGCCTGAGCATTGTTGTGATCGCCCTTATGCTTATATGCCTTACAGGTCAGTTTATCACCGGGTGGAACACGCACAACGCGGAACTGGCGGAACATGGGAAACCGTTGCTGGATGCAGCGGAATACATGCACAGCGGACATTTTATACAGGCAACTTTTGAAAACTGGGAAAGCGAATTTTTGCAGATGATGCTGTATGTTCTTTTAACCGTCTCATTGAGGCAGAGAGGGTCAAGTGAATCTAAATCCCTGGAGGGTCAAGAAGATGTTGACCGGGAACCTGTGTCGCATCCTGATGCGCCATGGCCGGTAAAAAAAGGAGGCATCTGGCTGAAAATATACCGGCATTCTTTGTCACTTGCTTTTGGTCTCTTATTTATGCTCTCTTTTTTACTCCATTTTTACGGAAGCCTCAAAGATTTTAATGAAGAACAGATGGCAAAGGATAAACCTATTACCACAGCAGTTCATTATATTGCTGATTCCAGGTTCTGGTTTGAATCCTTCCAGAACTGGCAGAGCGAATTTCTTGCGGTAGCTTCTATTGTCATTCTTTCCATCTGGCTCCGCGAGAAAGGTTCACCGGAATCCAAGCCCGTGGATATGCCTCATAAAGAAACACCTTAG
- a CDS encoding GNAT family N-acetyltransferase, whose translation MTPIIIKKVSAEQLEVLQGIGKETFYETFAKDNAEDEMQKYLEDSFSVEKLSRELNTADSHFFIAWEEDNPIGYLKINAGKAQTELQDDASMEIERIYVKSSHHGKKVGQLLYDKALEVALEEKKQYLWLGVWEENLRAVNFYKKNGFVTFDKHIFRLGSEEQTDLMMRKDLA comes from the coding sequence ATGACACCAATTATTATTAAGAAGGTTTCAGCTGAACAACTGGAAGTTCTGCAGGGTATAGGAAAAGAAACATTTTACGAAACGTTTGCCAAAGACAATGCTGAGGATGAAATGCAGAAATACCTTGAGGACAGTTTTTCCGTTGAAAAACTGTCCCGGGAACTGAATACGGCAGACTCCCATTTCTTTATCGCTTGGGAAGAAGATAATCCGATCGGTTATCTTAAAATAAATGCCGGGAAAGCCCAGACAGAGCTTCAGGATGACGCTTCAATGGAGATTGAAAGGATTTATGTGAAAAGTTCCCACCATGGTAAGAAAGTTGGACAGCTTCTGTATGACAAAGCATTGGAAGTCGCACTTGAGGAAAAGAAACAGTACCTCTGGCTTGGTGTATGGGAAGAGAACCTCCGTGCAGTGAACTTTTATAAGAAGAACGGTTTTGTGACATTTGACAAGCATATTTTCAGGCTGGGAAGCGAAGAACAGACTGACCTGATGATGAGAAAAGATTTAGCCTGA
- a CDS encoding helix-turn-helix transcriptional regulator — MKNEKTEFNLEDLNQKIFVQDEILALAKENSPRLLSKFRLVDPDFFNTLSSIQPNLKNSELIFCIYLKLNLTTKEIATYTFVTPKAIQNRKNRLRKKLNIASTVDIYKWFNDL; from the coding sequence ATGAAAAACGAAAAAACTGAATTTAATTTAGAAGATTTAAACCAAAAAATTTTTGTACAGGACGAAATTCTGGCACTGGCAAAAGAAAATTCCCCGAGGCTGTTAAGCAAGTTCAGATTGGTAGATCCTGATTTCTTTAATACGTTATCATCTATTCAGCCCAATCTTAAAAACTCAGAATTGATTTTTTGTATTTATCTAAAACTCAATTTAACGACAAAAGAAATCGCAACCTATACATTCGTTACGCCGAAAGCCATACAGAACCGTAAAAACAGGCTGAGGAAGAAACTTAATATTGCATCAACAGTTGATATCTACAAATGGTTTAACGATCTTTAA
- a CDS encoding pyridoxamine 5'-phosphate oxidase family protein has product MSTENLTHQDAVKKIKDLSESAKVCMFCTELDKYPINSRPMSLQETDEEGNLWFISSDTSNKNFEIKEDGRVQLFFMNNSDYQYLSVYGNATIYKDRSTIEDKWSPMAKAWFENGKDDPNVSIIRVEPKDSYYWDTKAGKLVSLFTFVAAAVTGNTTDNSDGVEGNARV; this is encoded by the coding sequence ATGTCAACAGAAAATCTTACGCATCAGGATGCCGTTAAAAAAATCAAGGATTTATCAGAAAGCGCAAAAGTCTGCATGTTCTGTACGGAACTGGATAAATACCCTATCAATTCACGCCCGATGTCTTTACAGGAAACGGATGAGGAAGGAAACCTTTGGTTTATCAGCAGTGATACGAGCAATAAGAATTTTGAAATTAAAGAAGACGGAAGAGTACAGCTGTTTTTCATGAACAACAGTGATTACCAGTACCTTTCCGTATACGGAAACGCAACGATTTACAAGGACCGTTCAACCATTGAAGACAAATGGTCTCCAATGGCAAAAGCATGGTTTGAAAACGGAAAAGACGATCCTAATGTTTCCATTATCCGTGTAGAGCCGAAGGATTCTTATTATTGGGATACGAAAGCTGGTAAGCTGGTAAGCCTTTTCACTTTTGTAGCGGCTGCTGTTACCGGAAATACCACTGATAATTCTGATGGTGTCGAAGGAAATGCAAGGGTTTGA
- a CDS encoding nicotinamide-nucleotide amidohydrolase family protein has translation MEFQKSLLEYISQSLMTADETIAIAEGVTSGCLQLAFSQMPNAPLFYKGGLTTYTMQEKVKLLKVDAREAEECDCVSENIAETMALNVSRLFESDWAIATTGYCTPVRNSSYKIYTFFSFAYKGEIVMTRKLELHPKTQALNAQLYYTEFILGCFKSEINQLMILK, from the coding sequence ATGGAATTTCAAAAAAGTCTTCTCGAATACATCAGCCAGTCACTTATGACTGCTGATGAGACCATTGCCATAGCGGAAGGCGTCACTTCCGGATGCCTGCAGCTTGCTTTTTCACAGATGCCCAATGCCCCGCTGTTTTATAAGGGCGGGCTTACTACCTATACCATGCAGGAGAAAGTAAAACTTCTGAAAGTAGATGCCCGCGAAGCTGAGGAATGCGATTGCGTATCTGAAAATATTGCCGAAACAATGGCCTTAAACGTGTCCAGGCTCTTTGAATCTGACTGGGCTATAGCCACTACAGGTTACTGTACCCCGGTCAGGAATTCATCCTATAAAATCTATACATTTTTCTCCTTTGCCTATAAAGGAGAGATTGTAATGACCAGAAAGCTGGAGCTACACCCTAAAACACAGGCTCTGAATGCACAGCTGTACTATACTGAATTTATTTTGGGATGCTTCAAAAGTGAAATCAACCAGTTGATGATTTTAAAATAG
- the pdeM gene encoding ligase-associated DNA damage response endonuclease PdeM, whose amino-acid sequence MKIATKNITVQNEIFTLTNQRALFWDAEKTLVLSDLHIGKTAHFRKSGIALANQIMKNDLERLSSLIEYFQPEKFVVVGDLLHAGDNSDVDEFCTWRSQYPDLGFYLIEGNHDRISKTLESKLCLNHKSKSLELNGFTFIHDFEKKHPNLQITGHIHPGFMIRSAVKKIRLPCFVLTDKQLLLPAFSEFTGLDTKNIPKNGKFYVFTDAEIYEI is encoded by the coding sequence ATGAAAATAGCAACAAAAAATATAACGGTACAAAACGAAATCTTTACCTTAACCAACCAGAGGGCCTTGTTCTGGGACGCAGAAAAAACACTGGTTTTATCAGACCTCCATATCGGGAAAACAGCACACTTCAGAAAAAGCGGTATTGCCTTGGCAAACCAGATCATGAAGAATGACCTGGAACGGTTATCAAGCCTGATTGAATATTTCCAGCCTGAAAAGTTTGTGGTAGTTGGCGATTTACTGCATGCCGGCGACAATTCTGATGTGGACGAGTTCTGTACCTGGAGAAGTCAATATCCGGATTTAGGGTTTTACCTCATCGAAGGAAACCATGACCGGATCTCAAAAACACTGGAATCTAAATTGTGCCTGAACCATAAGTCAAAGTCTCTGGAGCTTAACGGTTTCACATTCATCCATGATTTTGAGAAGAAACATCCGAATCTCCAGATCACCGGGCATATCCATCCGGGATTTATGATCCGTTCGGCAGTGAAGAAAATCAGGCTGCCGTGTTTTGTTCTGACGGATAAACAGCTGTTGCTTCCTGCTTTCAGTGAATTTACAGGCCTGGATACAAAAAACATCCCTAAAAACGGGAAATTCTACGTTTTTACGGATGCTGAAATTTATGAAATTTAA
- a CDS encoding FAD-dependent oxidoreductase, which produces MYRDGARKSIWQEEIRRFSSDAVLNQAFDVAIVGGGITGVSTALKLQQSGKKCILLEASNIGFGTTGGATAHLNNFFDTTYNEAISSFGLDNARLLAEVGTEAIGIIQNNIRSFNIDCDFEEKSAYLFALDKEQQKQLKDIVDGASKVDVEINYTEEIPFPVPFKEAVVIPGQAQFHPVKYIKALCEAFQNLGGIIQGDCLCENHDEHEEEIILKTSKGEIRAEHVVYATHIPPGMSLLHTTNAPYRSYAIAFSLKDNAYPGDLGYDLADPYHYYRIQEIDGENLLIAGGEDHKTGHEEDTGACFSRLENYVRQYFNVDTARYSWSSQYYEPADGFPYIGKLPSSKGKIFTATGFSGNGMIFGTITSKIITDLIVTGSSRYEKMFSPSRIKPIAGFTEFVKENAVVAYDFIKDKLFAEKISSLAEVKEGEAKVVKYEGDSYAVYKETNGKMHLMKSTCSHALCEVRWNSAELSWDCPCHGSRFNVNGKMLTGPAVKDLPRIESESEL; this is translated from the coding sequence ATGTACAGAGACGGAGCAAGAAAAAGCATCTGGCAGGAAGAGATCAGGAGGTTTTCATCAGACGCTGTCCTTAACCAGGCTTTTGATGTAGCCATAGTCGGAGGCGGCATTACCGGTGTTTCAACCGCTTTAAAACTTCAGCAATCGGGAAAAAAATGTATCCTTCTGGAAGCTTCAAACATCGGGTTCGGAACTACAGGCGGAGCGACTGCCCATCTTAATAATTTTTTTGACACTACCTATAACGAAGCCATCAGCAGTTTTGGTCTTGATAATGCCAGATTATTGGCTGAAGTCGGAACAGAAGCCATCGGCATCATACAAAATAACATCCGCAGCTTTAATATCGACTGTGACTTTGAAGAGAAATCTGCCTATCTCTTTGCACTGGATAAAGAACAGCAAAAACAGTTGAAAGATATCGTAGACGGTGCCTCAAAAGTAGATGTGGAAATAAATTATACGGAAGAAATTCCTTTCCCTGTTCCTTTTAAAGAAGCAGTGGTTATTCCGGGGCAGGCCCAGTTCCATCCGGTAAAATATATTAAGGCTCTGTGTGAAGCATTCCAGAACCTGGGCGGAATTATTCAGGGAGACTGCCTTTGTGAGAACCATGATGAACACGAAGAAGAAATAATCTTGAAAACTTCTAAAGGGGAGATCCGTGCAGAACATGTGGTTTATGCTACCCATATCCCGCCGGGCATGAGCCTCCTTCATACGACCAATGCACCGTACCGGAGCTATGCCATCGCTTTCAGTTTAAAAGACAACGCCTATCCGGGAGACCTGGGATATGATCTTGCGGATCCCTATCATTATTACAGAATCCAGGAAATTGACGGTGAAAATCTGCTGATTGCAGGAGGCGAAGACCATAAAACCGGGCATGAAGAAGATACGGGCGCATGTTTTTCAAGGCTTGAAAATTATGTACGCCAATATTTCAATGTAGACACGGCACGGTACAGCTGGTCCAGCCAGTATTACGAACCTGCCGATGGTTTTCCGTACATCGGGAAACTTCCTTCGAGCAAAGGAAAAATATTTACGGCTACCGGCTTCAGTGGTAACGGAATGATATTCGGGACTATTACTTCCAAGATTATTACGGACCTTATTGTAACGGGAAGCAGCAGGTATGAAAAAATGTTCAGCCCTTCCAGAATAAAACCGATTGCAGGCTTTACCGAATTTGTAAAGGAAAATGCCGTTGTTGCCTATGATTTTATTAAGGATAAGCTTTTTGCAGAAAAAATAAGCTCTTTAGCCGAAGTAAAGGAAGGAGAGGCAAAAGTGGTAAAATATGAAGGTGATTCGTACGCGGTATACAAAGAAACCAACGGCAAAATGCATCTGATGAAAAGCACCTGTTCCCATGCTCTGTGCGAAGTACGGTGGAACAGTGCCGAGCTTTCATGGGACTGCCCCTGCCACGGATCAAGGTTTAACGTAAACGGAAAAATGCTTACAGGGCCTGCGGTTAAAGATCTCCCGAGAATAGAATCTGAATCTGAACTGTAA
- a CDS encoding NAD(P)-dependent oxidoreductase, producing the protein MKEEKLGFIGLGNMGHPMAKNLEQSGAVLSVYNRTIEKAEDFKAKSIVCHTVSETVDNSDIIFTMLTDDLAVKAVYEEILAQDISGKLFIDMSTISPETTKEISAAVIIKEAGFIDAPVAGSTKPAAEGTLIIMAGGEEQDIRRAEPYLKKLGKSIKHLGGNGKGIAAKLSVNYFISAIYQGLAETVLFSEKLGIAREDMLEIINESASGSGATKVKTPLLINNTYDPAFALDLMLKDILLAKNAGADFPLSETLIETYQSAHDAGFGKDDVIGIINYLKNKS; encoded by the coding sequence ATGAAAGAAGAGAAATTAGGGTTTATCGGACTGGGGAATATGGGGCATCCGATGGCAAAAAATTTAGAACAGTCAGGCGCAGTACTTTCCGTTTACAACCGTACGATTGAAAAGGCTGAAGATTTTAAGGCGAAATCCATTGTCTGCCATACGGTTTCCGAAACAGTTGATAACAGTGATATTATTTTTACGATGCTCACCGATGATCTTGCTGTAAAAGCAGTATATGAGGAAATTTTGGCGCAGGATATCTCAGGAAAACTGTTCATTGATATGAGCACCATTTCTCCTGAAACAACGAAAGAAATATCTGCCGCTGTAATAATAAAAGAAGCCGGGTTTATTGATGCCCCGGTAGCGGGAAGCACAAAGCCTGCAGCTGAAGGGACGCTGATCATCATGGCAGGCGGCGAAGAGCAGGATATCCGCAGGGCTGAACCCTACCTGAAAAAGCTTGGGAAAAGCATTAAACACCTGGGCGGAAACGGGAAAGGAATTGCCGCAAAATTATCCGTTAACTATTTTATTTCAGCCATTTACCAGGGACTGGCGGAAACGGTCCTTTTTTCGGAGAAACTCGGGATTGCACGGGAAGATATGCTGGAAATCATCAATGAAAGCGCAAGCGGGAGCGGTGCTACAAAAGTGAAGACCCCTTTACTGATAAATAATACTTATGATCCCGCGTTTGCTCTGGACCTGATGTTAAAAGATATCCTGCTGGCGAAAAATGCAGGTGCTGATTTTCCCCTGTCTGAAACACTGATTGAAACTTACCAATCGGCTCATGATGCCGGTTTCGGGAAAGATGATGTGATCGGAATTATTAATTACCTCAAAAATAAGTCCTGA
- a CDS encoding chloramphenicol acetyltransferase: protein MKIIDIESWNRKEHFEFFSAMASPYFGFTTEVECTAAYAKAKEKGHSFFATYLHASMVAVNTVDELKLRIVGENVVRYDIINAGTTIGRTDGTFGFAYVHFSEDFNTFNAELQKEISEVRNSAGIRLNNGKLGKDLIRHSAIPWNSFSAILHPTPLDRTESVPKITFGKFAVREGRYYLPVSVEAHHGLADGFHLGKYLAEFQKQLEQ, encoded by the coding sequence ATGAAGATTATAGACATTGAAAGCTGGAACCGAAAGGAACATTTTGAATTCTTTTCAGCCATGGCAAGCCCTTATTTCGGGTTCACTACAGAAGTGGAGTGTACGGCAGCATATGCAAAAGCCAAAGAAAAAGGCCATTCTTTTTTTGCAACCTACCTGCATGCTTCAATGGTTGCCGTTAATACTGTTGATGAACTCAAACTTCGTATCGTTGGGGAAAATGTCGTAAGGTATGATATCATTAATGCCGGAACTACCATTGGAAGGACAGACGGTACTTTCGGCTTTGCTTATGTGCACTTTTCAGAAGATTTTAATACATTCAATGCCGAACTTCAGAAAGAAATCAGTGAGGTACGGAACTCTGCCGGGATCAGACTGAACAACGGGAAGCTGGGCAAAGACCTTATCCGGCATTCAGCCATTCCCTGGAATTCTTTTTCAGCCATCCTTCACCCGACCCCGCTTGACAGAACCGAATCCGTCCCTAAGATTACGTTCGGGAAATTTGCTGTAAGAGAAGGCAGGTATTATCTTCCGGTCTCTGTGGAAGCCCATCATGGCCTTGCAGACGGATTTCATCTTGGAAAATACCTTGCAGAATTTCAAAAACAGCTGGAACAGTAA
- a CDS encoding SDR family oxidoreductase yields the protein MKKLKLENKSVLITGADSGIGKAVALLFAEEGADVAIIYHSDEENARKTKSEIESLGRKSFIFQGDVSDSEFCHEVTQKAASELGGIDILVNNAGTQFPSKNIEDLEEENIRTTFNSNIIGMILLTKAVFPHLKQGNSIINTTSAAAYQGHPELLDYAATKGAIVSFTRSLALQAKKKGIRVNAVAPGPVFTPLTEETFGDEEDDLSKPPFERKATPEEVASSFLFLASDDAAQITGQVFHPNGGLIVNG from the coding sequence ATGAAGAAATTAAAATTAGAAAATAAATCTGTCCTTATTACCGGTGCCGACAGTGGAATAGGGAAGGCTGTTGCCTTGCTGTTTGCTGAAGAGGGAGCCGATGTTGCCATTATCTATCATTCCGATGAAGAAAATGCCCGGAAGACAAAATCAGAGATCGAGTCATTAGGAAGAAAATCATTTATATTCCAGGGAGATGTCAGTGATTCTGAATTTTGTCATGAAGTAACACAGAAAGCAGCTTCCGAGTTGGGAGGAATTGACATCCTGGTGAATAATGCCGGGACACAGTTCCCTTCCAAAAATATCGAAGACCTTGAGGAAGAAAATATCAGGACTACCTTCAATTCCAATATTATCGGAATGATTCTTTTAACGAAGGCTGTATTTCCTCACTTAAAACAAGGGAATTCCATTATCAATACCACTTCTGCCGCAGCTTATCAGGGACATCCGGAACTGCTGGATTATGCTGCAACAAAAGGAGCTATTGTTTCTTTCACGCGTTCACTAGCCCTGCAGGCCAAAAAGAAAGGCATCCGGGTCAACGCTGTGGCACCGGGTCCGGTTTTCACACCGCTTACGGAAGAAACTTTCGGAGATGAAGAAGATGATCTGAGCAAACCGCCTTTTGAAAGAAAAGCAACCCCGGAAGAAGTGGCATCAAGTTTTCTGTTTCTCGCCAGTGATGACGCCGCGCAGATTACAGGGCAGGTGTTCCATCCCAACGGCGGGTTAATTGTTAACGGATAA